The following are from one region of the Mycolicibacterium helvum genome:
- a CDS encoding MlaE family ABC transporter permease, translated as MTAGVHDATAAQAATEPEDIEIACVDVGPNSTTDGDTVSPDTSAAPATPATQDAVEPVAEVSTGREVITILSRPLRHVLLQMDSSLQTLGRFFSLGGQAFGFLIADLARLRHPWRDTINQAWFIISVTAIPALLVSIPFGVIVAVQVGNFIQQVGASSVSGAAGGLGVIRQGAPMVAALLLGGAAGSAVATDLGARTIREEVDALRVMGVDPVQRLVTPRLAAIVFVAPVLCAFIIFMGLAAGYAINVGFQSGTPGSYIASFASFASVSDVVVAMLKTWLFGVVVILVACQRGLEASGGARGVADAVNASVVIGVVAVFVLNLIITQGVSMSMPLRMG; from the coding sequence TTGACCGCAGGTGTCCATGACGCGACGGCGGCCCAAGCAGCGACCGAGCCAGAAGACATCGAAATTGCCTGCGTCGATGTCGGCCCGAACTCCACCACCGACGGCGACACCGTCTCCCCTGATACTTCGGCCGCGCCGGCGACGCCCGCCACGCAGGACGCGGTCGAGCCGGTCGCGGAGGTATCGACCGGCCGCGAGGTCATCACGATCCTGAGCAGACCGCTTAGGCATGTGCTGCTTCAAATGGATTCGTCATTGCAGACGCTGGGCCGCTTCTTCAGCCTGGGCGGACAGGCGTTCGGCTTCCTGATCGCGGACCTGGCCCGGCTGCGCCACCCATGGCGAGACACCATCAACCAGGCCTGGTTCATCATCAGTGTCACGGCGATCCCGGCACTGCTGGTGTCCATCCCGTTCGGGGTGATCGTGGCGGTGCAGGTGGGCAACTTCATTCAACAGGTCGGCGCTTCGTCGGTCTCGGGTGCGGCGGGCGGCCTCGGGGTGATCCGGCAGGGTGCACCGATGGTGGCGGCATTGTTACTGGGTGGCGCGGCCGGTTCAGCCGTGGCCACCGACCTCGGCGCCCGCACCATCCGCGAAGAGGTCGACGCACTGCGCGTGATGGGCGTCGACCCGGTGCAGCGACTGGTCACCCCGCGACTGGCAGCGATCGTGTTCGTGGCGCCGGTGCTGTGCGCATTCATCATCTTCATGGGGCTGGCGGCGGGGTACGCGATCAACGTCGGCTTCCAGTCCGGCACGCCCGGCAGCTACATCGCGTCGTTCGCGTCGTTCGCCAGCGTCAGCGACGTGGTGGTTGCCATGCTCAAAACCTGGCTCTTCGGGGTGGTTGTGATCCTGGTGGCCTGCCAGCGCGGCCTCGAAGCCAGCGGCGGTGCGCGGGGTGTGGCCGACGCGGTCAACGCCTCGGTCGTCATCGGCGTGGTCGCGGTGTTCGTTCTCAACCTCATCATCACTCAGGGCGTGTCGATGTCCATGCCGCTCAGGATGGGCTGA
- a CDS encoding MlaD family protein, with amino-acid sequence MPVSADQGGRTPSSRALRVRGLIAAVVLAVAGTVLYQLGTGSYADTFKLTVMADKLGEGLTPGAEVKFRGLTIGSVKTLQSAGFNKQKITLELEPRQAAALAADTTANFMSSNTFGLAAVELVSSGTGPRLSPNQTLTVDTNVKSASITGLLRQGQKFGRIMDSPDIDHIIGIVRKHSDLTEPVTRSYFDLIKMLTDSQKVPFSESLSVLASVVNGVSDAVPLVSLAYDLLNGMDFLAHPDGVDRMNQIMDQLSKLLFTTDGIFAKHLTWLVPLFGGIMSVLVPYSYAVGSMSPAYDRISGLLDRTSTAFPIINGKVRLNLELTLDTMPGLAAALPAADSVAPASPSAAPQGGGR; translated from the coding sequence ATGCCTGTATCTGCCGACCAAGGAGGGCGGACACCCAGTTCGCGCGCGTTGCGAGTTCGGGGCCTCATTGCCGCGGTGGTGCTGGCTGTCGCGGGCACCGTGCTCTATCAACTCGGCACCGGGAGTTACGCCGACACGTTCAAACTGACGGTGATGGCCGACAAACTCGGCGAGGGGCTGACCCCGGGCGCGGAGGTCAAGTTCCGTGGCCTGACCATCGGTTCGGTGAAGACCCTGCAGTCGGCCGGTTTCAACAAGCAGAAGATCACCCTCGAGCTCGAGCCGCGCCAGGCCGCGGCCTTGGCCGCCGACACCACGGCGAATTTCATGTCCTCCAACACCTTTGGCCTCGCGGCGGTCGAGCTGGTCAGCAGCGGAACGGGTCCCCGGTTGAGCCCGAACCAGACCCTGACAGTCGACACCAATGTGAAGTCCGCATCGATCACCGGACTGCTGCGGCAAGGCCAGAAGTTCGGCCGGATCATGGACTCTCCCGATATCGACCACATCATCGGGATCGTGCGCAAGCACTCCGACCTCACCGAACCGGTCACCCGGTCCTACTTCGATCTGATCAAGATGCTCACCGACTCCCAGAAAGTGCCTTTCTCGGAATCACTTTCGGTGCTCGCTTCGGTGGTCAACGGGGTCAGCGACGCTGTGCCGCTGGTCAGCTTGGCCTATGACCTGCTCAACGGCATGGACTTCCTGGCGCACCCCGACGGGGTGGATCGGATGAACCAGATCATGGACCAGCTCAGCAAGCTGCTGTTCACCACTGACGGGATTTTCGCCAAGCACCTGACGTGGCTCGTCCCGTTGTTCGGCGGGATCATGAGTGTCCTTGTGCCGTACTCCTACGCCGTCGGGAGTATGTCGCCGGCCTACGACCGGATATCCGGTCTGTTGGATCGCACCAGTACGGCGTTTCCGATCATCAACGGGAAAGTCCGGCTGAATCTCGAACTCACCCTGGACACCATGCCAGGGCTGGCGGCGGCCCTGCCCGCCGCAGACTCGGTAGCCCCCGCTTCCCCTTCCGCGGCGCCACAAGGGGGTGGCCGGTGA
- a CDS encoding MlaE family ABC transporter permease, producing the protein MPGVVRAPLWIADRGDSLFQRLGHQVSFLAQVLGAIPHTLKHYRNQTGVLLVDVMWGNGSLIVGGGTIGVLVFMGAAVGGSVGIEGYGALDMVGMGPLTGFVSAYANTREMAPMIAGIGFAAQAGCRMTAEIGAMRISEEIDALEALGIRSIPFVVTTRVIAGMLTIIPLYVVTLALSYVSCALVVNVLHGQSSGTYYHYFDSFIQPSDVIFSVLKAVIFVTLIIAIHGYQGYYAVGGPEGVGRASGRAIRASIVTVVAADMVLTLLFWGNSPGIRISG; encoded by the coding sequence ATGCCTGGCGTCGTACGCGCCCCGCTGTGGATCGCCGACCGCGGCGACTCCCTGTTCCAGCGCCTCGGCCATCAAGTCAGCTTTCTGGCCCAGGTGCTCGGCGCGATCCCGCACACGCTGAAGCACTACCGGAACCAGACCGGGGTGTTGTTGGTCGACGTGATGTGGGGCAATGGGTCGCTGATCGTCGGCGGCGGCACCATTGGCGTACTGGTGTTCATGGGCGCGGCAGTCGGCGGTTCGGTGGGCATCGAAGGGTATGGCGCCCTGGACATGGTCGGGATGGGCCCGCTGACCGGATTCGTCTCCGCGTACGCCAATACCCGGGAAATGGCGCCGATGATCGCCGGCATCGGTTTCGCCGCCCAGGCCGGCTGCCGGATGACCGCCGAGATCGGCGCCATGCGGATCTCCGAGGAAATCGATGCGCTGGAAGCGCTGGGGATTCGGTCGATCCCGTTCGTGGTGACCACCCGGGTGATCGCCGGAATGCTGACGATCATTCCGCTCTACGTCGTGACGCTGGCGCTGAGCTACGTGTCGTGCGCGCTGGTGGTCAACGTCTTGCACGGGCAGTCATCTGGCACCTACTACCACTATTTCGACTCGTTCATCCAACCCTCCGACGTGATCTTCTCGGTGCTCAAGGCGGTCATCTTCGTGACGCTGATCATCGCCATCCACGGCTACCAGGGCTACTACGCCGTCGGCGGTCCCGAAGGTGTCGGGCGAGCCTCAGGTCGCGCCATCCGGGCCAGCATCGTCACCGTCGTCGCCGCCGATATGGTGCTGACGCTGTTGTTCTGGGGCAACAGTCCCGGGATTCGGATTTCGGGATAG